A part of Populus alba chromosome 8, ASM523922v2, whole genome shotgun sequence genomic DNA contains:
- the LOC118062484 gene encoding acetate--CoA ligase CCL3 — MGKTRDIDDLPKNPANYTSLTPLWFLERAATVHPTRISIVHESVQYTWQETYQRCRRFASALSNRSLGLGSTVAVIAPNVPALYEAHFGVPMAGAVVNCVNIRLNAQAIAFLLGHSKSEVVMVDQEFFAPVEEALKIWEGNEKNFKSPLLVVIGDKSCDPKSLEYALGRGAIEYEKFLESGDPEFDWKPPEDEWQSIALGYTSGTTSSPKGVVLSHRGAYLMSLSNPIVWGMDEGAIYLWTLPMFHCNGWCFTWTLAALCVKSICLRQVTAKAIYSAIAYAGVSHFCAAPVVLNTIINASKEETILPLPRLVHVMTAGAAPPPSVLFSMSEKGFRVTHTYGLSETYGPSTVCAWKPEWDSLPPIKQARLNARQGVRYVGLERLDVVDTKTMKPVPADGKTMGEIVMRGNVVMKGYLKNPKANEEAFANGWFHSGDLGVKNPDGYIEIKDRSKDIIISGGENISSVEVENVLYMHPAIYEVSVVARQHERWGESPCAFVTLKPEMEKSDKQQLIDDIMKFSRSNMPAYWVPRSIVFGPLPKTATGKIQKHVLRAKAREMGPIKESKL; from the exons ATGGGGAAGACGAGAGATATCGATGATCTACCAAAAAACCCAGCAAACTACACGTCTTTGACCCCACTGTGGTTCCTGGAGAGAGCTGCCACTGTACACCCTACAAGAATATCTATTGTCCATGAGTCAGTACAGTACACGTGGCAAGAAACTTACCAACGTTGCCGCCGATTTGCTTCTGCTCTGTCCAACCGCTCTCTTGGCCTTGGTAGCACG GTGGCAGTAATTGCACCTAATGTCCCTGCTTTATATGAAGCACATTTTGGAGTTCCAATGGCAGGAGCTGTTGTAAACTGCGTTAATATTCGTCTAAATGCTCAAGCTATTGCTTTTCTTCTAGGTCATTCAAAATCTGAAGTTGTGATGGTGGACCAAGAGTTTTTCGCTCCGGTGGAGGAAGCTTTAAAAATCTGGGAAGGTaatgaaaagaattttaaatctcCACTATTGGTTGTCATAGGTGATAAAAGCTGCGATCCAAAGTCTCTGGAATATGCTTTAGGAAGAGGAGCCATTGAATATGAGAAGTTCCTTGAAAGTGGTGACCCTGAGTTTGACTGGAAACCACCTGAGGATGAGTGGCAGAGCATTGCCTTGGGTTATACTTCTGGTACAACTTCCAGCCCCAAAGGAGTGGTGCTGAGCCACCGTGGAGCATATCTCATGTCCTTGAGTAATCCTATTGTTTGGGGGATGGATGAAGGGGCTATTTATCTGTGGACTCTGCCAATGTTCCATTGCAATGGTTGGTGTTTTACTTGGACACTCGCAGCCCTTTGTGTGAAAAGTATATGCCTTCGTCAG GTAACAGCTAAGGCAATCTATTCAGCCATAGCATATGCTGGCGTCAGTCACTTCTGTGCTGCACCTGTGGTACTTAACACCATAATCAATGCTTCAAAGGAGGAGACTATCCTTCCTCTACCCCGTTTGGTGCATGTAATGACAGCTGGTGCTGCCCCTCCCCCTTCTGTACTCTTCTCTATGTCAGAAAAAGGCTTCCGCGTGACACATACCTATGGACTCTCAGAAACTTATGGCCCCTCCACAGTGTGTGCATGGAAGCCTGAGTGGGACTCGCTTCCCCCAATAAAACAAGCACGTCTCAATGCTCGCCAAGGTGTTCGATATGTTGGCTTGGAGAGGCTAGATGTTGTTGACACTAAAACCATGAAACCTGTCCCTGCAGATGGAAAAACCATGGGAGAAATCGTGATGAGAGGCAATGTTGTGATGAAGGGCTACTTAAAGAACCCAAAAGCCAACGAGGAAGCTTTTGCAAATGGATGGTTTCATTCCGGGGATCTTGGTGTAAAGAATCCCGATGGATATATAGAAATTAAGGATAGATCAAAGGACATTATCATCTCTGGAGGTGAAAACATAAGTAGCGTGGAGGTGGAAAACGTATTGTACATGCACCCAGCTATCTATGAGGTATCGGTGGTAGCTCGACAACATGAGCGCTGGGGCGAGTCACCGTGTGCTTTTGTGACTTTGAAACCTGAAATGGAAAAATCTGATAAACAACAATTGATTGATGATATAATGAAGTTTTCTCGGTCAAATATGCCTGCTTACTGGGTTCCAAGATCAATAGTGTTCGGGCCTCTGCCAAAAACAGCGACAGGGAAGATTCAGAAACACGTCCTCAGGGCCAAGGCAAGAGAGATGGGACCTATCAAGGAGAGTAAGTTGTAG
- the LOC118062487 gene encoding putative beta-D-xylosidase has translation MADTINALPCLSFLLFLLCLSNHTVECRAPFACDAKNGLTRSLKFCRVNMPLHGRVRDLIGRLTLQEKIGLLVNNAAAVPRLGIQGYEWWSEALHGVSNVGPGTKFGGAFPGATSFPQVITTAASFNESLWEEIGRVVSDEARAMFNGGTAGLTYWSPNVNVFRDPRWGRGQETPGEDPVVAGKYAASYVRGLQGNSRFRLKVAACCKHYTAYDLDNWNGVDRYRFNAIVSKQDLEDTYDVPFKSCVVEGKVASVMCSYNQVNGKPTCADPNLLKNTIRGEWRLNGYIVSDCDSVKVLYENQHYTATPEEAAAATIKAGLDLDCGPFLAIHTENAVKGGLLNEEDVNMALANTITVQMRLGLFDGEPSAQPFGNLGPRDVCTPAHQQLALHAAQQGIVLLQNRGRTLPLSRTNLTVAAIGPNADVTVTMIGNYAGVACGYTTPLQGISRYAKTIHQSGCIDVACNGNQQFGMAEAAASQADATVLVMGLDQSIEAEFRDRKDLLLPGYQQELISRVARASRGPTILVLMSGGPIDVSFAKNDPRIGAILWAGYPGQAGGAAIADVLFGTTNPGGKLPMTWYPQDYLAKVPMTNMGMRADPSRGYPGRTYRFYKGPVVFPFGHGRSYTTFAHSLVQAPKEVAVPFTSLYALQNTTAARNSIRVSHANCEPLVLGVHIDVKNTGDMDGAHTLLVFSSPPEGKWSTNKKLIGFEKVHLVAGSEKRVKIDIPVCKHLSVVDRFGIRRLPIGKHDLHIGDLKHSISLQANLEEIKS, from the exons ATGGCTGACACAATCAACGCACTCCCATGTCTTTCCTTTCTATTGTTTCTTCTTTGCTTATCCAATCACACTGTAGAATGCCGGGCACCTTTCGCTTGTGACGCAAAAAATGGGCTAACAAGAAGCTTGAAGTTCTGTAGGGTTAATATGCCATTGCACGGGAGAGTGAGGGATTTGATTGGGAGGCTGACATTGCAAGAGAAGATTGGGCTGTTAGTCAACAACGCTGCTGCTGTACCTAGGCTTGGCATTCAAGGGTATGAATGGTGGTCTGAGGCTCTTCATGGTGTGTCCAATGTGGGACCAGGGACCAAGTTTGGTGGGGCCTTTCCTGGGGCCACTAGCTTCCCTCAAGTTATCACTACTGCCGCTTCCTTCAATGAGTCTCTGTGGGAGGAAATCGGACGG GTAGTGTCTGATGAAGCAAGGGCAATGTTCAACGGAGGGACGGCTGGCTTGACATATTGGAGTCCAAACGTGAATGTATTCCGTGACCCCAGGTGGGGTCGAGGGCAGGAAACTCCTGGTGAAGACCCTGTTGTTGCTGGGAAATATGCTGCAAGCTACGTTAGGGGACTCCAAGGTAACAGTCGTTTCAGACTAAAAGTTGCTGCCTGCTGCAAACACTACACCGCTTATGATCTTGATAATTGGAATGGAGTGGATCGGTACCGCTTCAATGCCATA GTAAGCAAGCAAGACTTGGAAGACACATATGATGTACCGTTCAAGTCCTGTGTGGTGGAAGGGAAAGTGGCCAGCGTAATGTGCTCTTACAATCAAGTCAACGGAAAGCCCACTTGTGCTGATCCTAACCTCCTTAAAAACACCATCCGTGGTGAATGGCGTCTTAATGG ATACATTGTATCCGACTGTGACTCAGTTAAGGTACTCTATGAGAACCAACACTACACTGCCACACCAGAAGAAGCAGCTGCGGCCACTATTAAAGCAGGCCTAGATTTGGACTGTGGCCCATTCCTGGCTATCCACACCGAGAATGCTGTGAAGGGAGGGTTGCTAAATGAAGAAGATGTAAACATGGCCTTAGCCAATACAATAACTGTCCAGATGAGACTCGGCTTGTTTGATGGAGAGCCATCAGCCCAGCCGTTTGGTAACTTGGGCCCAAGAGATGTTTGCACTCCAGCCCACCAACAACTGGCTCTCCACGCGGCCCAACAAGGCATTGTTTTGCTTCAAAATCGTGGGCGGACCTTGCCTCTGTCCAGAACCAATCTTACTGTGGCAGCAATTGGGCCCAATGCCGATGTTACCGTTACCATGATAGGAAATTATGCTG GTGTTGCATGTGGCTATACCACTCCTCTTCAAGGGATTAGTAGATATGCTAAGACCATTCATCAATCTGGATGCATTGACGTGGCCTGCAATGGGAACCAACAATTTGGTATGGCCGAGGCTGCAGCCAGTCAAGCTGATGCAACTGTTCTTGTAATGGGGCTTGATCAATCTATAGAAGCAGAGTTTAGGGATAGGAAAGACCTTCTCTTACCTGGATACCAACAAGAACTTATATCAAGGGTGGCTAGGGCATCAAGAGGTCCAACTATATTGGTTCTGATGAGCGGTGGTCCAATCGACGTCTCATTTGCTAAGAATGATCCTCGTATTGGTGCTATATTGTGGGCTGGATATCCTGGACAGGCTGGTGGTGCTGCTATCGCTGATGTTTTGTTTGGAACAACGAATCCag GTGGGAAGCTGCCGATGACATGGTATCCACAGGACTACCTTGCTAAGGTGCCGATGACGAACATGGGAATGAGAGCAGACCCTTCAAGAGGTTATCCAGGTAGAACCTACAGATTCTACAAGGGGCCCGTTGTGTTCCCCTTTGGACATGGAAGGAGTTACACCACCTTTGCTCACTCCTTAGTGCAAGCTCCAAAGGAGGTTGCGGTGCCGTTTACAAGTCTCTATGCCTTGCAAAACACCACTGCTGCCAGGAATTCGATCAGGGTTTCGCACGCAAACTGCGAGCCACTCGTCTTAGGCGTTCACATCGATGTGAAGAACACCGGAGATATGGATGGAGCTCACACGCTTCTCGTGTTCTCCAGTCCACCAGAAGGAAAATGgtcaacaaacaaaaaactgaTTGGTTTTGAAAAGGTTCATCTAGTAGCAGGATCTGAAAAACGAGTCAAGATTGACATTCCTGTGTGTAAGCACTTGAGTGTCGTGGACCGATTCGGAATTCGAAGACTTCCAATCGGCAAACATGATCTTCACATTGGAGATCTTAAGCATTCTATTTCACTCCAAGCAAATCTAGAGGAGATCAAATCCTAA
- the LOC118062548 gene encoding uncharacterized protein isoform X1, producing the protein MADCNRNEDFYGSQEIKVASMTKKYGGLAPKKKPLISKDHERAFFDSADWALCKQGAGVNQTSTVAIETLRPKLQRTPHHTLPPRRPACTSGSNVSLDMDRVTCSYQADLD; encoded by the exons ATGGCAGATTGCAACAGAAACGAAGACTTCTATGGTTCTCAAGAGATCAAG GTAGCATCCATGACCAAGAAATATGGAGGGCTTGCACCCAAGAAGAAGCCCTTGATTTCAAAG GACCATGAGCGTGCTTTCTTTGATTCAGCAGACTGGGCATTATGCAAG CAAGGAGCCGGAGTGAATCAAACGTCAACAGTGGCAATAGAAACTTTGCGACCAAAACTACAG AGAACACCTCACCATACACTCCCGCCTAGGAGACCAGCTTGTACCTCTGGTAGCAACGTGAGTCTTGACATGGATCGCGTAACATGTTCTTATCAG GCAGACTTGGATTGA
- the LOC118062548 gene encoding uncharacterized protein isoform X4, which produces MADCNRNEDFYGSQEIKVASMTKKYGGLAPKKKPLISKDHERAFFDSADWALCKQGAGVNQTSTVAIETLRPKLQADLD; this is translated from the exons ATGGCAGATTGCAACAGAAACGAAGACTTCTATGGTTCTCAAGAGATCAAG GTAGCATCCATGACCAAGAAATATGGAGGGCTTGCACCCAAGAAGAAGCCCTTGATTTCAAAG GACCATGAGCGTGCTTTCTTTGATTCAGCAGACTGGGCATTATGCAAG CAAGGAGCCGGAGTGAATCAAACGTCAACAGTGGCAATAGAAACTTTGCGACCAAAACTACAG GCAGACTTGGATTGA
- the LOC118062548 gene encoding uncharacterized protein isoform X2, translated as MADCNRNEDFYGSQEIKVASMTKKYGGLAPKKKPLISKDHERAFFDSADWALCKQGAGVNQTSTVAIETLRPKLQRTPHHTLPPRRPACTSGSNADLD; from the exons ATGGCAGATTGCAACAGAAACGAAGACTTCTATGGTTCTCAAGAGATCAAG GTAGCATCCATGACCAAGAAATATGGAGGGCTTGCACCCAAGAAGAAGCCCTTGATTTCAAAG GACCATGAGCGTGCTTTCTTTGATTCAGCAGACTGGGCATTATGCAAG CAAGGAGCCGGAGTGAATCAAACGTCAACAGTGGCAATAGAAACTTTGCGACCAAAACTACAG AGAACACCTCACCATACACTCCCGCCTAGGAGACCAGCTTGTACCTCTGGTAGCAAC GCAGACTTGGATTGA
- the LOC118062548 gene encoding uncharacterized protein isoform X3 has product MADCNRNEDFYGSQEIKVASMTKKYGGLAPKKKPLISKQGAGVNQTSTVAIETLRPKLQRTPHHTLPPRRPACTSGSNVSLDMDRVTCSYQADLD; this is encoded by the exons ATGGCAGATTGCAACAGAAACGAAGACTTCTATGGTTCTCAAGAGATCAAG GTAGCATCCATGACCAAGAAATATGGAGGGCTTGCACCCAAGAAGAAGCCCTTGATTTCAAAG CAAGGAGCCGGAGTGAATCAAACGTCAACAGTGGCAATAGAAACTTTGCGACCAAAACTACAG AGAACACCTCACCATACACTCCCGCCTAGGAGACCAGCTTGTACCTCTGGTAGCAACGTGAGTCTTGACATGGATCGCGTAACATGTTCTTATCAG GCAGACTTGGATTGA